The genomic window TTAGGCTACTTTAGATTGATAAGGGGAACCGGAACTCCAGGAGGTCATTGTGGCATTAATTCTGGGCCTGCTTTTTATCCCATTATCCCGGGTACTTAAGTTTCCTATTATGCATATGGCTTCTTACTGAATTGTATTGAAACTAGTTGGAGAACAAATCATTGATATAATGTACtagttatataatttaatatgatGTAATGTACTAGTTCTATATGATGTAATTTAATATGATCTAGTTATATAATGAACCAGCATACTTTTTAATATATGAAGCTAGTGATCTCTAGTCTGGTTACATAAAAAAGCAGTGTacaagtaataaaaaattatctctTTTAGGGGCAcccattttttttacttagtgtgTGCGcgcgtgcgtgcactcccgtgtgcgtgcaTGCGTGCGTTAAAAAATGTCTTGTGAAAAAATGTGGCACCCAAAATCTCAGGGACGGCCCTGTGCTCATCATCAGGATAGCAGTTGTGATTTCTCTTCATATTCGGCTGATAACTTAAAACATGAATAACAGAATTCGATCAGTGATGCTATATTTGTGGTGCTATTACTGACTATAATAACTTGGTCAGCAAGAAAAAGCACAAGTGCTATCTATAACTGACTAATAGTAACTTGGTTTCCTACATTTTATACAAAtgaatttttcatcaaaatcttaaCTTTAATGGTTTACGGttctatatttaaaaaatatacctGTGAACCCTTTCGAAAATCCTTCTTTTCTACTTCAGGCAGCATATGTTCTATATACCTGCCATTTCCATGAGGACCAGTATCCACATAGCTTTTTCTTAagcaaaaaaaaggaaaaggggGAAATAAAAGACGGATTAGTCCACATTTCCATCTAACAAATCTGCAGAAAACCCACttggttggtgcattggtattagcttgggacctgggagtgtgctcctcttgaggtctgagatTCGATTCTCtttggcgccaatttgggtgggctaatttagcttcttcaaacaaaaaacaaatctgCAGAATCTTCAATGAAAGGAAAAAGTTCCTAGAATTTCATCAACTAATTTGTAGAAAGTTCTTTGTATAATTTCATACTTGTCAATAAAGCTGACACTTGTTAATAATAACATGTAGTTGTACAAAGAAGAAAAGCGGCGCACCAGTATACAACTGACGCAGAAATGAACATACTATACTTCTTGATGCTTATTACTTGTAACTTAGGTAACATTTGcataacacacacacacaatgcTATGATAACTCTTATGTTATTCTTGGTATTGTAAGTCTTGCGCAACCATTCATTTTCTGAAGCGTTGAGTCTCAGTCTTAGTACTAGAGCATACATTGATGTTTATTACCTGGCAATTGATAAAAAAACATACGAAAAACGCCGCCTAGACGTTTCTGTCAAGAGCTTAATTGAAGGAGAAAAAAACTATGAGATGTCGACAAAAAGATTGGGGCTTACTTTGTTGATGAAATGCAGTACACCACTTTGATCGCTAAGAAGGTATGTAGCCAAGTCACTTTCTCAATGGGAATAAATAAGTCCCTGTGGTTTTCAGTCGTCGATAGCGACAGAGCATAGAGCGCTATACTATAGAGACTGGTCAGTCTACTATGCTTTCTTGCTTGTAGTGTGTAATTTGGTTCAACATATCAAGCATATTAGTTTGAAAAACATGATCAAATGCTTCAACATTAACAGTACCACTCTGAGCCTGAGGCACATCAATAACAACACTCTTGAGGCATATCAAGTGTATAAATTAGATAATACATAAGTTTTCTGATTTTCTTTTGGACAATAAGACTAAATAGTCTCTTATGATGATTGAGGCATTTCCAACTCCAAGTTTGTCTTTCATGTCAAATTtacttttaagtttattaattaatatagctCTTTTGTGATAATCAATGGATACCTTGAGAATAATCTCTAAATAATCAAATGTCTAATACAAAAATGTGTGCAAGATCTTTTATATCTAAATTTTGTTAGGGATTTCTTAATTTTGCACAACAATCATAAATCAATGCTAACTGgttacataaattttttatctctACAAATATAGcaacttttatttgttttattgatCCATTGTTTTTCTTCACTAAAAATCAATAGAATCTTACAAaatctttaaatatttttttgtgaaaataattatgaaaatcTGAATAAAACAAACCCAGGAGATGTGTGTCCAATGTgtgaaaataattatgaaaatcTGAATAAAACAAACCCAGGAGATGCCTCCTTTTCAGATGTGTATCCAATCATTAATTTACAATATTGGTAAAAGAAGGTTGAAGCAGTTAGTATTGGTAATATGTGTAAGCACAACATTGATAATCAGTCGAGCTTGGGTGTAGGCAGAATTCTCCAATCCCGCACCCGATCATAAATACGCATGCAGAACTGAAAAGTTTAACCCGCAAACTGTTCAAGTCCGCCTGTTTCCTTATTTTCACAGTCGGGTTTATCGGGCTGCGGGCGAGTCTATCTTTTTTGCTAGCCCTACTTCAAtgcataaaaaatagtaaacaacaaaaaacaaatcaagTGCATTTTAAAGCTCTTGGGCACAATCCCCAGGGTCTCCATAGCTCAAAACATGAATGATTATCATCCTGAAACATGTAACATTTGAGATGAACACGTACAAATGCAAATAAATTTGAAACAGAAAACAATCTGTAGACAATCAGGTCAAAGAGTTTTAATGAAATATTGCCGAAAATCATGAAGAAGAATACACTGGAGGATCCTAATTCTAGAACACAACTGTGTCGAGCATCATTCCCAAAGTCTGAACAATGTTTGAAGACATTAAATTAGAAACATGCTCTTCAAGGTGTTTCTTAGCATCCTGCCTACCCACGTTGGCAATTGCAAGTTTTTCTGGTGAGAGCTCGTCTTCCTCCTGCACCGCCTTGTTGTACTTGGTTGCTAAACTTAGCATTTCCTGAATtgcacaaaaaatattttaaaatgaataaataaatattttgtccTTCGAGTACAGAGAGTGTGTTTGTGTATCCTTTGCGTACACTTGCTTAAGTTTCTATGAGAATGCTGCAAATTTATATTCCCAAGAATAAACCATACCCCTCAGGTCTACACCCACACCATCATTCACGAAAATACAAAGTAACACGACAAACTGATAAAAATATGTTTGCGAAATTTACTAAACCATGTGAGCAAAATCATTCACAAACAGCGTGTTATGTCAAATATCTTGGAAGAATAGCATGGCTACCCAGCGATGAAGCTTAAGTATCACTTGCTAGTATCATATGTGTGATGAATTTGGacaaaggaaaaaatatatagttataTGTGTGCAGAAGAGAGCAGAAATAAATAGGAAGAATAATCTATATTTCTATTTCACATCCAAAAATCTTAACATACCTGAACAGTCTGTTCATTAGTTTTAGAATGTGAATCAAATCGCCTGAGTGTCAAACCATCAGTCCATTTCTTCTTATGAAGGTTAAGCAACATCTTCTCTTCAAGCTCATTCTTCCTGTAATTGATTGCTATTGAGTAATAATGTCGGTTCAAGCCATGGATCAGAGCCTAACAAGGAGAATAAGAAGTCAAATTAGGTACAGACAAATAAAAGAATGCAGAAGCTATACTTTGAATAGATTTTCAAAACACTCACTTGGATAGATGGCTTGTTCAGATGGCCAAGGTTGGAGGTTGTCTGTCGTGGTTCTTGACCCAGCATCATAGTTTGTGGATTAATCAGCCGGAACGCATCAATCACCACCTTGCCTTTAACACTCTGAATAGGATCCACCACGACTGCCACTGCCCGTTGATTTAAAGCCTCAAAACTCTGTAATAGATAAAAGTAGCATACATATCATGTGCAACTTTCTAAAAGTAACACACTATCCACATAAGAAGGCAGTATCATGTCTCTAATAAAAACTCCTTAGTTTACGGTAAGTTTCAATTACTAATTATCTTGGTGCTTCACAATCTATAAATTaagcatttaaatttaaatataatagcTCATGGTACAATCTTAATCCCATTGCAAAGCCATCAAGTTCTGCACAATTTCATGACTGAAGCAGTATTATTTATCTGACATGTTTATATCACTCAACAAAACTAGATAGCTTGCTTGTAGATCAACAAGTACTATCCCTAATCTAAGAATGGGGGGTATGATGATTGTGACGTTAGAGCCTTACAGGTTCAATCCTGCACCAGGACACACACCCTCCCCTATTTGAGTGCTTGCACCAATTGATATACACATGTACCCAATTGATGTTGCTTTTGTCTGAAATCATGAACACTTCCACTCAAGTATAATCCAGGAAATAAGATTACTTGCCTATACATCTATCTTTagcaataaaaataatatagttaaCCGTCTTCATTTTCCCCCCCTGAAGAATCATGtatataactttttatattgcatatttggtaaattaaataaaaaatacatgagAAGCTACCACAGTTAACTTAAGATTGAAGAAAAGTTGAAACCTGTTGTGTATTAATATCCACTCCAGAAAGCCAGCAACCAAATCCAGGATGTGAATGATACCAACCTACAACCATCTCGGGTCTGAAACAGAATATCGAAGTATAAGTAACTGATGTAAAGTGACCAGTCCAGACATTATTCATAGCACAAAAGTATGAAGCATGGCATGACAAACTTAAACTAAAAAAACTCAGGTATTATAAAACAATTGCCAAAGTCGCAAACTCTTTCCCACCAATAAAGTTGGCTACATGAAACAAATGATATAATAATATCCAATCTTATCGTAAATCATGTCTGATGACAAATCATTTGAATCAAAATCTTTCTTAATGGTTTGGCCTGTATAGTGTTTCTTGATCTCCCACTATCTCTAACCGC from Trifolium pratense cultivar HEN17-A07 linkage group LG1, ARS_RC_1.1, whole genome shotgun sequence includes these protein-coding regions:
- the LOC123898101 gene encoding 26S proteasome non-ATPase regulatory subunit 14 homolog, translated to MSGMERLQRMFAGAGGALGGHPPPDSPTLDSSEQVYISSLALLKMLKHGRAGVPMEVMGLMLGEFVDEYTVRVVDVFAMPQSGTGVSVEAVDHVFQTNMLDMLKQTGRPEMVVGWYHSHPGFGCWLSGVDINTQQSFEALNQRAVAVVVDPIQSVKGKVVIDAFRLINPQTMMLGQEPRQTTSNLGHLNKPSIQALIHGLNRHYYSIAINYRKNELEEKMLLNLHKKKWTDGLTLRRFDSHSKTNEQTVQEMLSLATKYNKAVQEEDELSPEKLAIANVGRQDAKKHLEEHVSNLMSSNIVQTLGMMLDTVVF